In Macrotis lagotis isolate mMagLag1 chromosome 8, bilby.v1.9.chrom.fasta, whole genome shotgun sequence, a single genomic region encodes these proteins:
- the LOC141494757 gene encoding olfactory receptor 13C3-like isoform X2, which yields MERINKTFVIEFLLLGLSGYPRLEIIFFVLILVMYIIILFGNGVLIIASIFDSHLHTPMYFFLSNLSFLDICYTTTSIPSTLISFISKKKNISFVGCAVQMFLGFAMGSTECLLLGMMAFDRYVAICNPLRYPIIMNKIVYVLMASVSWVSGGINSIVQTALAMQLPFCGNNVINHFSCEILAVLKLACADISLNVITMVISNMVFLVLPLLVIFFSYMFILYTILTMNSAKGRQKAFSTCSAHLTVVVIFYGTIFFMYAKPKSQAPLGEDKLQATDKLISLFYGVVTPMLNPIIYSLRNKDVKAAVRNFLKKKLHLEKV from the exons atggaaagaataaataaaacttttgtaattgaatttcttcttctgggaCTTTCTGGCTACCCAAGgcttgaaataattttctttgttctaattCTAGTGATGTATATAATAATCCTGTTTGGAAATGGTGTCCTCATTATAGCAAGTATATTTGATTCTCACCTTCACACACCTATGTACTTCTTCCTCAGTAACCTCTCCTTCTTGGACATCTGTTATACAACCACTTCTATACCTTCAACTCTGATTAGCTTcatatctaagaaaaaaaatatctcctttgTAGGATGTGCAGTACAGATGTTCCTTGGCTTTGCCATGGGAAGTACTGAATGTTTACTCCTGGGTATGATGGCATTTGACCGTTATGTGGCTATCTGCAACCCTCTGAGATACCCCATCATCATGAACAAAATTGTGTATGTACTGATGGCTTCAGTGTCCTGGGTATCAGGGGGGATCAATTCAATAGTACAAACAGCTCTTGCAATGCAGTTACCTTTCTGTGGAAATAATGTCATTAATCATTTCTCATGTGAGATTCTAGCAGTCTTAAAATTAGCCTGTGCTGATATATCCCTCAATGTCATTACTATGGTGATCTCCAACATGGTCTTTCTGGTTCTACCATTGctggtgatttttttctcctatatGTTTATCCTCTACACCATTCTGACGATGAACTCAGCCAAGGGAAGGCAAAAAGCCTTCTCCACATGCTCAGCCCACCTGACAGTGGTGGTCATATTTTATGGGACCATCTTCTTCATGTATGCAAAACCCAAATCTCAGGCTCCTCTTGGAGAAGACAAGTTGCAAGCAACAGACAAACTCATTTCCTTGTTTTATGGTGTTGTCACACCTATGCTGAACCCCATCATCTATAGCCTTCGGAACAAGGATGTGAAAGCTGCAGTGAGAAATTT tttgAAGAAAAAACTTCATTTGGAGaaagtttaa
- the LOC141494757 gene encoding olfactory receptor 13C3-like isoform X1: MKSCKGIKMERINKTFVIEFLLLGLSGYPRLEIIFFVLILVMYIIILFGNGVLIIASIFDSHLHTPMYFFLSNLSFLDICYTTTSIPSTLISFISKKKNISFVGCAVQMFLGFAMGSTECLLLGMMAFDRYVAICNPLRYPIIMNKIVYVLMASVSWVSGGINSIVQTALAMQLPFCGNNVINHFSCEILAVLKLACADISLNVITMVISNMVFLVLPLLVIFFSYMFILYTILTMNSAKGRQKAFSTCSAHLTVVVIFYGTIFFMYAKPKSQAPLGEDKLQATDKLISLFYGVVTPMLNPIIYSLRNKDVKAAVRNLLSQNSSSQ, encoded by the coding sequence aTGAAGTCCTGCAAGgggataaaaatggaaagaataaataaaacttttgtaattgaatttcttcttctgggaCTTTCTGGCTACCCAAGgcttgaaataattttctttgttctaattCTAGTGATGTATATAATAATCCTGTTTGGAAATGGTGTCCTCATTATAGCAAGTATATTTGATTCTCACCTTCACACACCTATGTACTTCTTCCTCAGTAACCTCTCCTTCTTGGACATCTGTTATACAACCACTTCTATACCTTCAACTCTGATTAGCTTcatatctaagaaaaaaaatatctcctttgTAGGATGTGCAGTACAGATGTTCCTTGGCTTTGCCATGGGAAGTACTGAATGTTTACTCCTGGGTATGATGGCATTTGACCGTTATGTGGCTATCTGCAACCCTCTGAGATACCCCATCATCATGAACAAAATTGTGTATGTACTGATGGCTTCAGTGTCCTGGGTATCAGGGGGGATCAATTCAATAGTACAAACAGCTCTTGCAATGCAGTTACCTTTCTGTGGAAATAATGTCATTAATCATTTCTCATGTGAGATTCTAGCAGTCTTAAAATTAGCCTGTGCTGATATATCCCTCAATGTCATTACTATGGTGATCTCCAACATGGTCTTTCTGGTTCTACCATTGctggtgatttttttctcctatatGTTTATCCTCTACACCATTCTGACGATGAACTCAGCCAAGGGAAGGCAAAAAGCCTTCTCCACATGCTCAGCCCACCTGACAGTGGTGGTCATATTTTATGGGACCATCTTCTTCATGTATGCAAAACCCAAATCTCAGGCTCCTCTTGGAGAAGACAAGTTGCAAGCAACAGACAAACTCATTTCCTTGTTTTATGGTGTTGTCACACCTATGCTGAACCCCATCATCTATAGCCTTCGGAACAAGGATGTGAAAGCTGCAGTGAGAAATTTGCTCAGTCAAAATTCCTCTTCTCAGTGA